A region from the Columba livia isolate bColLiv1 breed racing homer unplaced genomic scaffold, bColLiv1.pat.W.v2 Scaffold_166, whole genome shotgun sequence genome encodes:
- the LOC135577892 gene encoding cilia- and flagella-associated protein 52-like — protein MVWDVSKREAVCGSPASPRSAGNANVVMCSSCRDEVFVTAGNFTIRVWELDTATKTIHPSECYAGQLRGITVCVQMTDDDGDFHLGTTSGDVLKVNTSSKVLTACGPQKKKLSMVSSSSVTPILSLSCSLLVTEGRATCGRTITKRILRLTLFLRCQERPLNDHQRTLRMLRVVPRCCN, from the exons ATGGTGTGGGACGTCAGTAAGAGAGAGGCTGTGTGCGGGAGCCCGGCCTCGCCGCGCAGCGCCGGCAATGCCAACGTCgtcatgtgctccagctgcagggacgaggtgtttgtcactgctggaaa TTTCACCATTCGAGTGTGGGAACTCGACACAGCAACTAAAACAATCCATCCATCTGAATGCTACGCGGGGCAACTGAGAGGAATCACCGTGTGTGTTCAG ATGACAGACGATGATGGTGATTTTCATCTTGGCACGACGAGTGGAGATGTCCTGAAagtgaacacaagcagcaaggtgctgactgcctgtgggccccagaagaagaagttgagcatggtgagtagcagctctgtgactccaattctgtccttgtcctgctctttgttAGTGACTGAAGGCAGAGCAACCTGCGGGAGAACCATCACAAAGCGGATTCTCAGACTAACGCTTTTCCTGCGCTGTCAGGAACgacccctgaacgaccaccagaggacactgcgcatgcttagagtagttccaaggtgttgcaactga